The genome window CAATTTGTCCTTTGTAACCAGAAAGAACATTTTTCTTCATTTTAATATTTATAATCGCGCTTCCAGAAGCTTCATATTTTGCAGGTGGATTGGTAATTACTTCAACCGAAGAAACTGTTGCGCCATCAGTGTTTTCCAACAATTGTTTCAAATCATCTTGCGACATTAATGTTTTTTTATCATTAATCGTAACCAAAATTTGCGTATTTCCTCTCACACTTAACTGTTCATTTTTTAGAAGAACATTTGGCGTGTTTTTCACGATATCCCAAGCACTTAAATTTTGCAAAGGCGTATTTTCGACATTAAATTCTATCCGATCAATTTTTCGTTTCAACAAAGGTTTTTGACTAGAAACAACAACGTCTTTTAAGTTAATTGTTTCATCTTTTTGAAGTGTAATAATCAAAGAATTTTCTGAGTTGGCTTGATATGTCTTTTCAAATTCTTGGTAACCAAATTCTTTAATATAAATTATAAATGATTGTGCTTGATGAAGCTCAAAATTAAATTCGCCATTTTCGTTTGATTCAGTTATAATTGGATCTTGTGAAGGAATTTCAACTTCAATAGAACTATTTTTGATTGGTTGATTTTGTTCATCGATAATTTTTCCAGAAATAATTTGTGCGAAAATTAAATTTGGAAGTAGCAGAAAAAATGTCATTACTATTTTCATGGTTCAGATTTTTAACAAATCTCTTTCAAGTTTCGATTTTACTTGGTTAATGAACGGTTAACGATGAGTTAATGTGTAATTTATGTGCGAAAACAATGTATTTTTGAATTGATGAAAAGCTTATGAAATTATCTAAAAAACATTATACATTTATTTTTTCTTTTGCATTGATTGTTTTGGTTGCATTGCAAGCCTATTATATCTACAATTCGTATCGTTTGATAGAAAAAGATATGAATAAAGAGGCGTCTGAAATTGCTTTGAAAGTTGCAGATGAAATGAATCAAATCCAGAAAGTAATCGATGAAGATAATTTGATTAATAGTTTTAAGATGTTATCACATGAAAAGGATAAACAGTTTGATGAACTGAATGTTATTCGTTTTAAAATAAATAATAATCATCAAATATTTACGTCTAAAGTAGATTCGTTAGTGGATTTTTATTCCAAAGGAGAGAATTATCAAATTGCGCTGAAAATGGAAATTTATTCTATTTATGATGAAATCAATAATAAGGAATTATTACCTAACAAACCGTTGGTTATGTATCGTACATCATCCAAAATAAATCATCCAAAATCGATTAATCAAAGCGTATGGAGTTCCGATGATATTAGTAATCAAAAAGATTCTGATTTAGGAATTGATGAAAGTGTACGACATAAATACAAAGTGAAATCACAAACGTATTATGAGTTATTAAATCTTAAATTTTTAATTCTCAAAAAAATTATTCCTTTAATCATTGTGAGTTTGTTGATTGTTGGATTAATTGTCTTTTTGTATTGGAAAAGCCTTAAAAATTTATCGAGACAAGAAGAAAAAATCAATCAATTACATTTGACAATAGATTCTATTGCGCATGAATTGAATACGCCAATTACGACGATGAAATTTGCTCTGCATCAAGTTCAACATCAAGAAACGAAACAAATGATGAATCGACAAATTAATCGTTTGGAGCAAACTGTCGATTCTATTTTTGTAAAAAATGACGAAAATTCTGAGTTGTTAGATGAGGTTATTTTGAGTGAAATTATTCAAAATATTCAGCTTCAATATCCAGAAGTTAAACTTATTCATCAAAGTATTTTCGAGAAAAATAATGTATTAAGAACAAAAGATTTTCAACAAATAGCTCAGAATTTGATTGAAAATTCAGTGAAATATGGCGCTTCTGAAATTGTATTAAACTTTAAATTTCAAAAAGAAATAAAATTGAGTTTTTCGGATAATGGAATTGGAATTCCAACGAATGATTTGTCATTTATTTTTGATAAATATTATCGTGTAAACCGTTCTGTTAACCAAAATGTAAGCGGTTTGGGTGTTGGATTATTTTTGGTCAAGAATACAATCGAACGATATTTAGGAACAATTAGCGTTCAGAATAATAAAGACAAAGGTGTTCAATTTTTAATCGTTTTGCAGAATGAAAACTAAATTAATTTTAGTAGAAGATGATCAAGATTTGGGAACAGTTCTCAAACAATATCTCGAATTTTCTGATTTTGAAGTGACTTGGTTTGATCATCCGCAAAAATTATTGAAGGAAATAGAATTGTTAAAATCAGCTCAATTAATCATTTTTGATGTCATGTTACCAGAAATTGATGGTTTTTCTTTAGCGAAAAAATTAGCCGAAACCATTACAATTCCCTATTTATTTTTGACAGCTAAGGCGCAAAGTTTTGACCGTGTTTTAGGTTTGAAATTAGGTGCAGATGATTACATCACAAAACCTTGCGATCCAGAAGAATTGGTTTTGAGAATAAAAAATATTTTGAAAAGAAATCAACCTGTTTTAGAAGAATTGATTAAAATTGGAACTTATGTTTTTCATCCAAATCAATTGCAATTATCTTATCAAGAAGAAAAATTTCAGTTAACAGAAAAAGAAGCAGAATTGTTGAGTTTCTTGATTCAGAATAATCAAAAATTAGTGAGCCGTAAAGAGATTTTAGAAAAAATTTGGGGCGAAAACGATTATTTTATGGGTAGAAGTTTGGATGTTTTTATGACACGTTTGCGCAAATATTTTCAGAACGATGAAACGATAAAATTTGAATCAGTTCGTGGAATTGGGTTTAAAATTAATTTTCCTCTCTAAAAATAAAGCTGAACAGAAGTTCAGCTTTAATAACAAACAATTGAATTCTAAATTCAGTAAAGGGAACCGAATTTTATAAATGGATTTTTATATTCCTTGAGCAATCATAGCATCGGCAACTTTTACGAAACCAGCTATATTAGCGCCTTTGTAATAATTTATATTTTCTTGAAATTCACCTTTTCCATATTTTTTACATTGGTGATGAATTTTGATCATAATTTCTTTTAATCGATAATCTACTTTTTCTCTGTTCCAATTTTGACGAATCGAATTTTGAGACATTTCTAATCCAGAAGTCGCAACACCACCGGCATTTGCAGCTTTACCAGGTCCGTATAAAATTTGATGATCCAAAAAATAATGAACCGCTTCGGGAGTTGTTGGCATATTTGCACCTTCTGCAACCAATTTGCATCCGTTGAGATGTAAAGTTTGAGCATCTTGCAAATCCAATTCGTTTTGTGTAGCACATGGCAAAGCTATATCACAAGGGACTTTCCAAGGGTTTTGGTCAGAGAAAAATTTAGCGTTTGGATAATAATCAACATACTTTGAGATTCTGTCATAATTATCATTTTTAATTTTGAAAATGACCTTTAATTTTTCTGTGTCAAAACCATCTTCATCATAAATATATCCAGAAGAATCAGAAAGTGTTACCACTTTAGCACCCAATTCCAGAGACTTTTCAGCAGCATATTGTGCAACATTTCCAGAGCCAGAAATAGAAACAGTTTTACCTTTTAAGGTTTCTTTTTTTTCGGCTAGCATACATTCTACAAAATATAATAAACCGTAACCAGTTGCTTCAGGACGAATCAAAGAACCGCCATATTCCAAACCTTTTCCAGTTAAAACACCTGTAAATTCGTTTCGCATTCGTTTGTATTGACCGAATAAATAACCAATTTCTCGTCCTCCAACGCCAATATCACCCGCGGGAACATCTACATCTGCACCAATATGACGAGATAATTCGCTCATAAAAGATTGGCAGAAGCGCATAATTTCCATGTCAGATTTTCCTTTTGGATCAAAATCAGAACCACCTTTTCCGCCACCCATAGGTAAAGTTGTCAGGCTATTTTTGAAAACTTGTTCAAAAGCTAAGAATTTAAGAATAGATAAATTAACAGACGGATGAAAGCGCAAACCGCCTTTGTAAGGACCAATCGCAGAATTCATTTGTACACGATAACCTTTGTTGATTTGGATTTCGCCTTTGTCATCAACCCAAGTTACTCTAAACTGAATAATGCGTTCTGGTTCTGCAATTCTTTCAAGAATTTTGAATTTCTTGTATTTAGGATTTTCTTCTACAAATGGTAAAATGGTTTCGGAAACTTCTTCAACTGCTTGTAAAAATTCTTTTTCGTTTGGGTTTTTTGATTTAATTCTTTGAATGAATTTTTCTGAGTAAAATAAAGTATCCATGTTATTTGTGTTTGATTATTGATAAAATTACAATTAACAATAAAAAAAATAACATATTTTTTAAAGTAAACTTTTAATATTTATGAAGTTGATAATTTTGACTACTCAGAATCTTTAGGTTGATAATTTTTGAAACAAAAAAAGCAGGAAAATTTCCTGCTTAATAAATTTTGTATTTTTATTCAGTTTAAGACAAGGCTTATTTTTTGAAAAATCCACCCAATAAACTCATAGCATCTCCAATTCCTAATTGTCCGTCACCATCTTGGTCTAACAATTTTTCGAAACCACCTAAATTTACTCCACTTTGGTTTGTTTGAGTTGTAGAACCACCAACTAAACCGCCTAATAAACCAGCAATTCCATTTGAATCTAATCCAGCAGACTGTTTTTGTTTACCCAAATAGCCCATTACAATTGGTGCAACTAACGCTAAAATTTGAGTAACTTGTGCTGTATTCAATCCAGATTGTTGAGAAATTGCAGATTCTACATTTTGTTGTTTATTTCCTAAAACGTGACCTAAAATTCCTAATCCATCTTGTTGATTTCCTCCTTGACCTAAAAATCCAGAAAGATTATCCAAAATGCTCCCGTCATGTTGATTTAAAGCATTCGAAATTCCTTCAGCACCTCCGCCTTGTGCATTTTTATTTAAAGCAGACAATAAAAAAGGTACAGCTGCTGCAACAGCAGTTTGAGCTTGAGATTCATTAATCCCTAATTGTTTTGCAGCAGAACCAACAATTTGTTGTCCCATTGCACCCTGAATTAAATTTGTAAAGTCCATAAGTTTATATTATTTACTCAAATATACTATTTTTAACAGATTAATTCAGATTAATATTAAGAGTCCTACAAAGTATTTCTATTTTTGTACAATCAATTTTGTAAATGAAACAAATAAATCTTTTTTTAGTAATCATTATTGCGGTTTTGGCTTTATTGCCAATCGTTTTACCAAGTCGTTTCGATGAAGAAATGCAATATGAATTTGATGCCCCTGTTGGTTTGGTGTACGACGAATTTTATAATCTTCGTCAATTTTCGAAATGGCAACAATTTACAGCTGCGGATTCTTTGACAATCAAGAAATTTTCTAATACAAAAGAAGAGGACGAAAATTATATGATTTGGGATTCTGAAGATGCTTCAATTGCTTCTGGAAAAGTAACGATTGAAAATTTTTCGATAAATCGTTTCGTTAATTATACGATAAAATATGATGGTTGGGAAAAATTAGATAGTCTTAATGTTAAATTTGAACAACAAGAAAATGGAAAAACAACTGCAAAATTGAATTATTTAAGTCAAGAAATTCCTTATTTCTACCGCTATTTTGCTTTTTTCAAAAATCCTGAATCTAAATTTGAAAAATCTTTGGATAACCTCAATCAAAAAGTGAAAGTTAGATTAGATAAGGATCAAAAAGAAGGTCGATTGAATTATGGTGAATATCGAATTGTAGAATTAGGTCGAACAAATTTATTAGCAATTCGTAAGCAGTCAAGTTTAGCAGAAAAAGATATAATGGATAAAGTGGATGGCGCTTTTGAGGTGATTTATAAATCATTAATGAATAAAGATGAAGGTGGTTTTGATTTCGATTTAGGTTTCCCATATGTCTATTTTACTGATTTTGATAAAGAAAAAGATAAAACAACATTTTTTGCAGGAATACAATTAATAGAAGATTTGCCTTTACAAAAAGAGATGAAAAAAGTGGTTGTTCCTGGTGGAGATTATTTGTTAACATTGCATTTAGGACCTCGTTCTAAACGTGCACAAACAATCGAAAAAATGAAGAATTATGCAAAATCGAAAAAACTACAATTGGATACAAAGCAATTAGAAATTATGTTAAACGATCCGAAGGAAACTGATAGTTTAAAACTAATTTCTCGAATTTATATTCCAATTAAAAAACAATAAATACTTAAGAATTAACAATTTTTAAAGTACACTTAGCCACAGAAATGTGGCTTTTTTTGTATTTTTGCAACTTCTTACAAACGAACATGGACAAAGATTTTATTGAAGTTTACGGTGCACGTGAACATAATCTAAAAAATATTGATGTAAAGATTCCTCGAAACGAGCTTGTGGTAATCACGGGTTTAAGTGGAAGTGGAAAATCTTCGTTGGCTTTTGATACGATTTATGCAGAAGGACAACGTCGTTATATCGAAACTTTTTCGGCTTATGCGCGTCAATTTTTAGGTGGTTTGGAACGTCCAGATGTTGATAAAATTGATGGTTTGTCACCAGTTATTGCAATTGAGCAAAAAACGACCAATAAAAATCCGCGTTCTACTGTTGGTACAATTACAGAAATTTATGATTTTCTTCGTTTGTTGTATGCGCGTGCTTCTACGGCTTTCTCTGTTGAAACAAACGAACAAATGATTGCTTACACAGAAGAGCAAATCATTGAGTTGATCCGTGCACAATACAGCGGAAAGAAAATTGCAATTTTAGCACCAATTGTACGTTCAAGAAAAGGTCATTATCGAGAGGTTTTTGTGACATATTCTAAAAAAGGTTTTCTTGAAATGCGTATTGATGGCGAGTTGAAAGATATTGCACCAGGAATGATGTTAGATCGTTACAAAACGCATGATATTGAATTGATGGTGGATAAAATGTTGCTGAATGATAAGGTGAATGATCAACGTTTGCGTTCAAGTATCGATCATGCAATGCATCAAGGAAATGGAATTACGATGATTTTGGATTACGAAACCAATGAAACCAAATTCTTTTCTCGTTCATTAATGTGTCCATCGACAGGAATGTCATATGCGTTGCCAGAACCGAATACATTTTCGTTCAATTCGCCAAAAGGAGCTTGTCCAACTTGTACAGGTTTAGGCGAGTTGAAAGTGGTTAATCACGAAAAATTATTTCAAGATAGCGAAAAATCGTTGTTTGATAATTTGGAAGAATTATTTGAAGCGCTAAAATCATCTTCTCGAATAGAAAAACAATTGGAAGCGATTTTTGTCAAACATAATGTAGACCAAAAAGTAGCATTCAAAAAACTTCCTCAAGCATTAATTGATGATGTAATGAATGGTTTGAAAGAAACTTTGAATGTCGATCTTAAATTTGCATCAGTCAAAAAAACATATAAAATCGATTTTGAAGGATTGAATGAATTTCTTTCTGAAATAATGGAAGATAAAAATAATCCGTCTTCAAGTTCGATTAGCAAAAAGTTTGGAAAGAAAGTTATTTGTCCAACTTGCGAAGGAAAACGCCTTAAAAAAGAATCGCTTTTCTTCCGAATTGACAGTAAAAACATTGGAGAAGTTGCGGAAATGGATCTTCAATCGTTGCAAAAATGGATTGAAAATGCGCCAGTTTCGATGACGTCGAATCAACAACAAATTGCGCACGAGATTCTGAAAGAAATTTATACGCGTTTATCTTTTTTATTAGACGTCGGATTAGATTATTTGAGTCTTAATCGTTCTTCGAGAACCCTTTCTGGAGGCGAAGCGCAGCGAATTCGTTTGGCAACTCAAATTGGTTCTCAACTGGTAAATGTGTTGTATATTTTAGATGAGCCAAGTATTGGTTTACATCAACGCGATAATGTCAGATTGATTGATTCGTTGAAGAAATTACGCGATATAGGAAATTCAGTTTTGGTTGTAGAACACGACAAAGACATGATCTTAGAATCGGATTATGTGGTTGATGTTGGACCAAAGGCAGGAAAAAATGGTGGTCAAATTGTTTGGGAAGGTGAACCGGAACAAATGTTGAAATCAAATACATTAACATCAAAATACTTAAACAATCAGTTACAAATCGAAATTCCAAAAGAACGAAGAAAAGGTAATGGATTAGAATTGAAACTTTTTGGTGCATCTGGAAATAATCTAAAAAATGTAAATCTTACTATTCCTTTGGGTGAATTGGTTGTGGTTTCAGGGGTTTCAGGTTCTGGAAAATCAACATTGATTAATGAAACATTGTACAGAATTCTGAATCAACATTTCTTTAGAGCAGAAAAAGATCCGATGCCTTATAAAAAAATCGAAGGTTTAGAACATTTGGATAAAGTAATCGAAGTGGATCAATCGCCAATTGGTCGTACGCCTCGTTCTAATCCTGCGACTTATACGGGAATTTTCTCTGATATTCGTACGTTGTTTACAAATTTACCTGAAGCCAAAATTAGAGGTTACAAGCCTGGACGTTTTTCATTTAATGTAAAAGGTGGGCGTTGTGAAACTTGTCAAGGAGCAGGTTTGCGTGTGATTGAAATGAATTTCTTACCTGATATTCATGTCGAATGTGAAACATGTAATGGTAAACGTTTTAATCGTGAGACGTTGGAGGTTCGTTACAAAGGAAAATCGATTTCGGATGTGTTAGAAATGACGGTAAATGAAGCGGTAGAATTCTTTGAAGCGATTCCGAAAATATATCGTTATGTCAAAATGTTGCAAGATGTAGGTTTGGGTTACATTACGCTTGGGCAGCAGTCGACAACATTGAGTGGAGGAGAGGCGCAACGTGTGAAATTAGCAACAGAATTGGCTAAAAAACAAACAGGAAAAACAATTTATATTTTAGATGAACCCACAACAGGTTTGCATTTTGAAGATGTTAATGTGCTGATGAAAGTAATCAATAAAATTGTAGAATTTGGAAATACTGTTATCATTATCGAACATAATTTGGATGTGATAAAATTAGCTGATTATGTGATTGATATTGGTCCAGACGGAGGGAGCAAAGGTGGAAAAATTGTGGCAGAAGGAACGCCAGAAGAAATCATTAAGAATCCGAAAAGTGTGACAGGAAAATTCTTGACAGACGAATTGAAATAAATAAAAAAATCCATCTAAAAATTTTTAGATGGATTTTTTTATGACTTATAATCCGATTGAAACACCCATAAAAGGTTGTAATCCTGAAGAAAATATACTTTCGTTTTCTTTATATAAAACATTGTACATCACGCCAGCTTGAAATCTTACTGGTCCATTCGATTGATATCCAGCTCCCAACCATAACGCAGATTCGTCCATGTCAGTTTCATAAATACTGTTGTAATATGGCGTACGATCGTTGTACTTTTGTTTTCCTGTGTAGTACATATAGTTGGCTCTCAAGAAAATGTTCTCGATTGGAAAAAAGTTAATGTAAGGACCAACATTAAACAAATTTTGCTTTACATAGTCATCTTTCGCATACTGATAACCTGCTGTCGCACCCAATTCTAAATTGTTTGCAACCATATATCCAACACTTGGAGAAATATTAAACCCAAAATAACTATTATTCCCAAAAGATAGTCCCAAACCACCTCCAAAACGCCAATTATTATTAAGCGTTTGATTTTGATTAATTTGAGAAAAAGCAGTATAGCTTAGGGTTAAAGAAATGATAAATAAAAGAAACTTTTTCATAGAAATTTAATTAATTTTTAACTTTTAAAAATGGCTCTAATTGAAAAAACCACTATAAATTTGTCTCATCAAAAATAGTAATTCTGTTTTTAAGTAAACATCATTATTTATTTTAAGTTAATTCGAGTCGTTCATAGTTTTTAATTATAAAAGAATAGAAATAAGATTTGATAAATCTATAATTCATTCGTTTTCTGGTTCTATATTTGCATTAGTAAAGTTAATCAAATAGACAATATAAAATTTAATCATATGAAATTATTATCGCCAGAAAAAAAACAAAAAATCGCTGATATTTTAATTAAATTATTAGCTGATGAACATATTTTATACTTAAAAACAAGAAATGCACATTGGAATGTAGAAGGTCCTGATTTTCAGACAATACATGTGTATTTTGAATCGTTATATAACGAGTTACAAATTGTTATAGATGATGTTGCAGAAAAAATTCGTCAAAAAGATGTTTATGCACCAGCAACTATGGCAGAGTATTTGCAGTTAGCTCACTTATCAGAAACAAGAAAAACTGAAAACAAAGATAGTTTAAGTTTTATTGCTGATTTACTACACGATCACGAAGTTATTATTGACTTTTTGGCACAGGCTGTAGTAGAAATTGATGAGTTTCATGATATTTCAACTTCGGATTTCTTAGTTGGTTTATTAGAACAACATCAAAAAACTGCTTGGATGCTTAGATCGCATCTAAAATAAAGTTGAACATTATTTTACTTCATAAGTTTTTAGTGTTAATTCATATTAGTGTTAATTAGGTTGAGCCTTGGATTTATCCAAGGCTTCAGCTTTTTATAACGGTTTGTAATTAACCTTCTACTTCTTTTACTTCTGCATCAGCAGCGTTTGTTTTTACAGAAGCAATTCCATTTTTAGCGCCAGATTCAGTTTCGTACGATTGGCTTGTTCCAATTACTTGACCATTTGTTGCCTTTAAATTGAAATGCCATTTACCCGAAGAACCTTCTTTTAATTCGTATTTAGAATCATCTTGAGAATTTTTGCGAACAGATTCAATTCCATTTTCGCAGCTTGCTTTTTGTTTATAACCTTCGCTTGCTAAAATATTTTGTCCATTTTTAGCTTTCAAACGAAAACGATATTCTCCTGCTTTGTCTTGATAAATTTCGAACATAATTTAATTTTTTATAAATATTTTATCTTGTTGATTGATATAAATTTATAAAAATTATTTGATAATTATCAATCTATAAAATATTTACAAAAAAAATCCTGAAAAATTATTTTCAGGATTTCTATTCTTTTATTGAATTCTTTTTAAATCGTCAATATTATGTTTGTGCATATAAAGAGGAATGTGTTCTACAACAACGTCGTTCTTCTCTAGACCAAAAGATTTCGGAATATTGAACTCTATTTTCTTTAATAAATAATAAACTTTTAGCGTGAAAAATTCTTTCATACTTAATTTGGTTTCAATTGAAGGGAATTTTTCAATCAAAACAAATTTCATATCAGGATCTTGATTGTATTTTTTCAAACATGTACTCAGATATTTTAACTCTAATTCTCCATTTGCATACATATCATTGATTACTTTTTTGATATACTGTTCTGTTTTTGGTTGAACTCTAAATCCTACATTAAATGTAATTCGATATATTTTTTGATCAACAATTGGCAATATTTTATAGCTCAACGTATAAGGTTCACTATCTCGGTTAATGTTTACAAACCAATAGACATCTGCACGTTTTGGACGTTTTGATAAAATAGATTGAATACTATATTTCTCGATATTTTTCGGATTCGTAGATTTCGTTAAGTAAAACAAGAAAGTCGAATATTTATTGATTGTTTTATCTTCGCTCAATTCTGTTAACACATTCGCGTAGCGCTTTATTTTAACGAATTCTAAGTTTCTTGAATTAAGGATTTTTCCGTAAAAACTACAATACATTATTATGAAGAACAGCCATCCCATTAATAAAGCTAAATATCCACCATCAACAAATTTGACAACATTTGCTACGAAAAATGAAGATTCTATTGCTACGAAAATAGACAAAATTGCCACAATAAATACTTTGTTGAACTTTGTGTAATAATTAAGATAATAGGATAACAAGAAGGTCGTCATTAACATGGTAACTGTAATAGCAAGTCCGTAGGCGGCTTCCATATGGGACGAATCTCGGAAATATAAGACAATAAAGACACAGCCAGCCCATAACATAAAATTGATTGTAGGAATGTAAACTTGGCTTTTGTGCTCGTTTGGTTGAATAATTAATGTTCTTGGCCAGAAACCTAAGTTGATAGCTTCATTGATTAAGGTAAAAGATCCTGTAATCAAAGCTTGTGACGCAATAATAGCTGCACCTGTGGCAATACAAATTCCAGGGATCAAGAACCAATCTGGCATCATTTCGTAGAAAGGATTTCTACCATCTAACATAGGATTGTCTTGGTGCATTAACCAAGCTGCTTGTCCCAAATAGTTTGTTACTAAACAGATTTTAACGTACAACCAACTAATTCTAATATTTTTTCGTCCGCAATGTCCTAAATCGGAGTATAATGCCTCAGCACCTGTTGTGCATAAGAATACAGCGCCAAGAATCCAGAATCCGTGAGGATAATTCATCAATAAGTTATACGCATAATAAGGATTTAATGCTTTGATAATACTTGGATGATGTACAATATGTAAAACTCCTAAGCCTAGAAGCATTGTAAACCATAAAACCATAAATGGTCCAAATATTTTTCCTACTTTATTTGTTCCAAATCGTTGAAAGAAAAATAACATCGAAAGGATGAAGATTACAATAGGTATGGTAGGTAGATTTTCGAGTCCGTTTAGCATTCGTAGTCCTTCAACAGCGGAAGAGACGGAAACGGGGGGAGTGATAATTCCATCGGCGAGCAAAGCAGAAGCTCCAATGATGGTTGGAATAATTAGGTTTTTACCTTTTTTCTTGATTAATGAATACAAAGAAAAAATTCCTCCTTCGCCATCATTATCCGCTTTTAGTGTCAACCATACATATTTGATAGAAGTCTGAAAACACAAAGTCCAAAAAACACATGATACGCCTCCGTAGACAATGCTCTCTTCAATCACGCGAGTCTCGCCAATTATCGCTTTCATTACATATAAAGGACTTGTTCCAATATCACCGTAAATGATTCCAAATGCGATTAATAGCGTTGCCGCTGTTACTTTGTTCATCGTATGGTTTGATTTCATAAGCAGTATTTTAAAATTTCTACGAATGTATGCCGTTGAAAAGAGATTAAACAATCTTATTTATTTATAATATAAAACCAACATTATATTTATTTTCGATACTAAATATGACGTATTTTTACACTACTACAGTCAGTTTTTTATTAATGGAATAAATTTAAGTATTATTTAATCATACTATTTA of Empedobacter falsenii contains these proteins:
- a CDS encoding Dps family protein, which gives rise to MKLLSPEKKQKIADILIKLLADEHILYLKTRNAHWNVEGPDFQTIHVYFESLYNELQIVIDDVAEKIRQKDVYAPATMAEYLQLAHLSETRKTENKDSLSFIADLLHDHEVIIDFLAQAVVEIDEFHDISTSDFLVGLLEQHQKTAWMLRSHLK
- a CDS encoding YegP family protein, which encodes MFEIYQDKAGEYRFRLKAKNGQNILASEGYKQKASCENGIESVRKNSQDDSKYELKEGSSGKWHFNLKATNGQVIGTSQSYETESGAKNGIASVKTNAADAEVKEVEG
- a CDS encoding KUP/HAK/KT family potassium transporter; its protein translation is MKSNHTMNKVTAATLLIAFGIIYGDIGTSPLYVMKAIIGETRVIEESIVYGGVSCVFWTLCFQTSIKYVWLTLKADNDGEGGIFSLYSLIKKKGKNLIIPTIIGASALLADGIITPPVSVSSAVEGLRMLNGLENLPTIPIVIFILSMLFFFQRFGTNKVGKIFGPFMVLWFTMLLGLGVLHIVHHPSIIKALNPYYAYNLLMNYPHGFWILGAVFLCTTGAEALYSDLGHCGRKNIRISWLYVKICLVTNYLGQAAWLMHQDNPMLDGRNPFYEMMPDWFLIPGICIATGAAIIASQALITGSFTLINEAINLGFWPRTLIIQPNEHKSQVYIPTINFMLWAGCVFIVLYFRDSSHMEAAYGLAITVTMLMTTFLLSYYLNYYTKFNKVFIVAILSIFVAIESSFFVANVVKFVDGGYLALLMGWLFFIIMYCSFYGKILNSRNLEFVKIKRYANVLTELSEDKTINKYSTFLFYLTKSTNPKNIEKYSIQSILSKRPKRADVYWFVNINRDSEPYTLSYKILPIVDQKIYRITFNVGFRVQPKTEQYIKKVINDMYANGELELKYLSTCLKKYNQDPDMKFVLIEKFPSIETKLSMKEFFTLKVYYLLKKIEFNIPKSFGLEKNDVVVEHIPLYMHKHNIDDLKRIQ